The DNA sequence AAAATAACCACACCGATCTGGCTATCATCACGGGCTCTGGTAAAAGCATCAATCAGTTCCATAACGGTTTTGGGCCGGAATGCATTGCGGACTTCCGGCCGGTTGATGGTAATTTTGGCTATTCCAGCATAAGTTTCATAAATAATATCTTCATAATTAAAGTTTGATTTCTCCCAAGATATATTCACTACAATTACCCTCCAAATTTATATTGAATTAGTTAGCCATGCATTAACTACATCATGAAACAGACGAGGATTTTCAATATGGGTATTATGACCGGCGCCCAAAATAATTTCTCTCTTAATTTTAGAGTTTAATTGTTCAAACTCCCGTCCCATTTTTGTCCGATCAAATCAACCAAAACCATTTGGCAGTGATCAAGACAGATGTATTCCCATGTACTCAAGTTTTCGGCAAAACCATGTAAACAGATGATGGGCTGTCCAGTACCCCTGGTAACCACAAAATATCGAATGTCATCAATCGTAATGAACATATGTTCCTTCTCCCAAGCAATTATCTTCCGGTATCTAATTTAAACACGTATATATATCATGCAAGGATTTACTTAATTCCGCGTCGATAATAATATTCACAACCTTTATCCCTTCTAATGTCAGGGCAGTCTGAAAATCACGCTCGAAGGCATCATAATCCCCGGGTTCAAAATAAGTTACATCATATAAAGCCTGCAGCCCGGCAAAATCCATGCCGTGGGGAGTCATAAATAAAAATTTAAAGTATTTGCTTTTACTTTGCGGTAAATACTGAAAAATTCCCCCCCCGTTATTATTCAATACAACAATGACCAAATTCAAACGGTGGGTTTTGCCCACCAGCAGGCCATTTAAATCATGGTAAAATGCTAAATCGCCGGTTAATAATACCGTTGGCTGTTGACAGGTGGAGATACCTAAAGCAGTTGATACCACCCCGTCTATTCCATTGGCGCCGCGGTTGCATAATATCTTGATATTTTGCCGGCGCGTTTCCCAGAAGTAATCGACGTCACGTATGGCCATGCTATTGGCCACGACTAAACGGCTCCCTTCGGGCAGCATATCCTGCAACCTTTGCACGAGTTTTCCTTCAAATAAAGAAGCTTCGTTGACGGCTAGATTCAGCCGCCGTCGCATTATTTTTTGGTAATGCCACCACCGGCTTAAATATTCATCATTGTCATTTTGAACATGAACCGACCTGGCAAAATCGCCAGGTGAAGCAACTATAAGCCTGTTGATGGATAAGGAGGGATTACGGTATTGAAACGTCCTGCTCACTTGAAAATACAATACATCCCGGTGTATTGCTATAAACTGCTGCAGGCGCTTCGATACGGGAACCTGACCAAAATGAATTATAAATTCCGGTTTCAGCTCTTTTTTTATTTCATCATTTTTCAGGAAAGCATCGTAACTATCAATAATCTGGTCATGACCGTAATTACGAAAATTTGAAATGGGA is a window from the Desulfallas thermosapovorans DSM 6562 genome containing:
- a CDS encoding alpha/beta fold hydrolase, yielding MFITIDDIRYFVVTRGTGQPIICLHGFAENLSTWEYICLDHCQMVLVDLIGQKWDGSLNN
- the menD gene encoding 2-succinyl-5-enolpyruvyl-6-hydroxy-3-cyclohexene-1-carboxylic-acid synthase, whose translation is MTNYIAALVDELYRLGVREVVISPGSRSTPLAILFCEHEFEVFVNIDERSAGFFALGIAKEKERPVVLVCTSGSAVVHYFPAIVEANYAKVPLIILTADRPHELRQVGAPQTIDQVKIYHGYVKYYEELALPEETDSMYRYVRTVMQKAYVSSVSGEYGVSHINIPLRDPLVPDFGILDFSLGRLEYPFQWTKNDSQLTMNDAVFRDKRGIIICGGDAYANYHREVLALAERLKTPVLADPISNFRNYGHDQIIDSYDAFLKNDEIKKELKPEFIIHFGQVPVSKRLQQFIAIHRDVLYFQVSRTFQYRNPSLSINRLIVASPGDFARSVHVQNDNDEYLSRWWHYQKIMRRRLNLAVNEASLFEGKLVQRLQDMLPEGSRLVVANSMAIRDVDYFWETRRQNIKILCNRGANGIDGVVSTALGISTCQQPTVLLTGDLAFYHDLNGLLVGKTHRLNLVIVVLNNNGGGIFQYLPQSKSKYFKFLFMTPHGMDFAGLQALYDVTYFEPGDYDAFERDFQTALTLEGIKVVNIIIDAELSKSLHDIYTCLN